In a single window of the Ktedonobacteraceae bacterium genome:
- a CDS encoding SWIM zinc finger family protein: MAQFSRTWWGQRFIAALEQFTDPGRLGRGRSYASNGRILEYKLANGTVTAKVRGSINPYFGVYKEPIYKTTIKIKPISAASWTKAIQHIASRADLVTKLLMNEMPDTIDDAFAQWGLHLLPHSEADFDTDCSCPDWSNPCKHIAGVYYLLASDLDRDPFLMFELRGLSREDLHAELARSPLGQILSSALKSEDTLPEVEPVESLHTRPARQSIAAAVGHKEFWTGARRLPAAPTAPSQPTVPALLIKKQGDYPAFWHKDVSFISVMEELYERVRAKNRQMK; this comes from the coding sequence ATGGCACAGTTCAGCCGTACCTGGTGGGGCCAGCGCTTTATCGCCGCCCTCGAACAATTTACCGATCCTGGGCGTCTTGGGCGCGGGCGCTCCTATGCCAGCAACGGGCGCATCCTCGAATACAAGCTTGCCAATGGCACAGTAACAGCGAAAGTGCGTGGTTCGATCAATCCATACTTTGGCGTCTACAAAGAGCCTATCTACAAGACGACGATCAAAATCAAACCGATCTCCGCCGCCAGCTGGACAAAAGCCATCCAGCATATCGCCTCGAGGGCCGACCTGGTGACGAAACTGCTGATGAACGAGATGCCGGACACAATTGACGATGCCTTCGCGCAATGGGGACTGCACTTGCTGCCGCACAGCGAGGCCGACTTCGATACCGACTGTTCCTGCCCCGACTGGTCGAACCCCTGCAAGCATATCGCCGGAGTCTACTACCTGCTGGCCTCAGACCTCGACCGCGATCCATTCTTGATGTTCGAGCTGCGCGGCCTATCCAGGGAAGACCTGCACGCCGAACTGGCGCGCTCCCCGCTGGGGCAAATCCTCTCATCTGCCCTCAAGTCAGAGGACACGCTGCCTGAAGTCGAGCCGGTCGAGTCGTTGCACACACGCCCTGCCCGGCAGTCTATTGCGGCGGCAGTCGGCCATAAGGAGTTCTGGACCGGTGCCAGGAGACTGCCCGCCGCCCCAACTGCGCCCTCACAGCCCACCGTTCCGGCGCTGCTGATCAAGAAGCAGGGAGATTATCCTGCTTTCTGGCACAAAGACGTGTCTTTCATCAGCGTGATGGAAGAGCTCTATGAGCGCGTGCGGGCGAAGAACAGGCAGATGAAGTAG
- a CDS encoding DEAD/DEAH box helicase, with protein MHIIHGAWIPEDTHNFEQKGAFYLWVETDTRTGVARKGGQNVHPRHLAQSDLAAFLMEKLGLQENTPGMLARQLETKYFLLPTVAGKPAPCFELLRYMDEEEPIEFEMAPWMVTSYRLRDVISSLNDIHFIALYAPSDFQLGADLLFWHQYAQALKGIIARDQYIPALRYQEIAPAPAKGKKAKNALPSFELHYTWELLSESYEKTVQSYLVAMPGICAAGMNSPDNAALFDKETLLRHFSESLLHDVVTGTPFIAKFEQQIENTILYKCVYPHRPALVYDTPEERLQDYKHWLAWRNSFTKAGAGAGFNLCFRLEEASPDDMDNWQLHFLVASRRDPSLKLSLDDFWHLDAQVRAEVIRHFGQDFEKNLLLSLGHAARIYPKIWDGLATDKPRGCTLTMDEAFAFLKENAWVLGDAGYTVIVPSWWTPEGRRRTKIRLKTSVRSSKGSSGVNSGYFSLNNIIAYEYQLSIGGEVVTPEEWEQLVNAKTPLVQFRGQWMELDRDKMQQLLEFWQKHQHEQPEITLLDMLKLGAGAEDDLEWDHDAVLCDMLSRLQDKNAFAPIKDPRNLHGSLRDYQRRGVSWLQYLENLGLNPCLADDMGLGKTLEVIAHLLKEREESGDVPPTLVIAPTSVLGNWRKEIERFAPQLRVLVHQGSTRLKDKQAFVETCKQYDVILTSFALARLDEKLLQTVQWHRVVVDEAQNIKNPQAAQTRAIVKLPASHRIALTGTPVENRLRDLWSIFNFLNPGYLGKEAQFRKSFELPIQKNNDVATSTTLKKLVEPFILRRVKTDKRIIDDLPDKIEQKMYTTLSPEQASLYEAVVKDVEEQLNEAEGIQRKGLILSTLLKLKQICNHPAQFLQDGSAFIPERSHKLQRLGEMVEEVIDSGESALIFTQFTEIGGELERYLAHTLHYNTYYLHGGTSVARRERMIAEFQDPATEPSLFILSLRAGGVGLNLTKANHVFHFDRWWNPSVEDQATDRAFRIGQRKNVFVHKFVAMGTLEERIDAMIEDKKRLSSLVVGTDESWLTELDNDTFKELIALRHSAVVE; from the coding sequence ATGCATATTATCCATGGCGCATGGATTCCCGAAGATACACACAATTTTGAGCAGAAAGGCGCATTCTACCTGTGGGTAGAGACTGATACCCGAACGGGTGTGGCACGTAAAGGCGGGCAAAACGTTCATCCACGGCACCTGGCGCAATCAGACCTGGCCGCGTTTCTCATGGAAAAGCTCGGCCTGCAAGAAAATACACCCGGTATGCTGGCGCGCCAACTTGAGACAAAATACTTTCTGCTGCCCACAGTTGCAGGCAAACCCGCTCCCTGCTTCGAGTTGCTGCGCTATATGGATGAGGAGGAGCCAATTGAGTTCGAGATGGCTCCCTGGATGGTAACATCTTACCGGTTGCGCGACGTCATCAGCAGCCTGAACGACATCCATTTTATCGCCCTGTATGCCCCCAGTGATTTCCAGTTGGGAGCCGACCTGCTGTTCTGGCACCAGTACGCGCAGGCCCTCAAGGGCATCATCGCCAGAGACCAGTATATTCCCGCCCTCAGATACCAGGAGATCGCACCCGCGCCTGCAAAAGGCAAGAAGGCAAAAAACGCGCTTCCCAGTTTCGAACTGCATTATACCTGGGAACTGCTCTCCGAGAGCTACGAAAAGACTGTGCAGAGCTATCTAGTCGCCATGCCGGGCATCTGTGCTGCCGGGATGAACAGCCCGGATAATGCAGCGCTGTTTGACAAAGAAACCTTGCTGCGTCACTTCTCTGAAAGTCTCTTACATGATGTCGTGACAGGAACGCCTTTTATCGCGAAATTCGAACAGCAGATCGAGAACACCATCCTGTATAAATGCGTCTATCCGCATCGACCGGCCCTGGTTTACGATACACCGGAGGAGCGGCTGCAAGACTATAAGCACTGGCTGGCCTGGCGCAACAGCTTCACAAAAGCGGGTGCCGGAGCAGGCTTCAACCTCTGTTTCCGCCTGGAGGAGGCATCTCCCGATGATATGGACAACTGGCAGCTGCATTTCCTCGTCGCCTCGCGCCGGGACCCCTCGCTCAAATTAAGTCTGGATGACTTCTGGCATCTCGATGCGCAGGTACGCGCTGAGGTGATCCGTCATTTCGGGCAGGACTTCGAGAAAAACCTGTTGCTCTCCCTGGGCCATGCTGCTCGCATCTATCCCAAAATCTGGGATGGATTGGCCACAGACAAACCGCGGGGATGCACGCTGACCATGGATGAAGCGTTCGCATTTTTGAAAGAGAACGCCTGGGTGCTTGGTGATGCCGGTTATACTGTTATCGTTCCATCGTGGTGGACGCCGGAGGGCCGCAGGCGCACCAAAATTCGCCTCAAAACATCTGTGCGCTCATCGAAAGGATCATCCGGCGTCAATAGCGGCTACTTCAGCCTCAACAATATCATCGCCTATGAATACCAGCTATCGATTGGCGGCGAGGTCGTCACGCCGGAGGAATGGGAGCAGCTCGTCAACGCCAAAACGCCCCTGGTGCAGTTCCGCGGGCAGTGGATGGAACTGGACCGCGACAAAATGCAGCAACTGCTGGAGTTCTGGCAGAAGCACCAGCACGAGCAGCCAGAAATCACGCTGCTGGACATGCTGAAACTTGGCGCCGGGGCCGAGGACGACCTGGAGTGGGACCACGACGCCGTCTTGTGTGATATGCTCTCGCGGCTCCAGGACAAAAATGCCTTTGCCCCCATCAAGGACCCACGCAACCTGCACGGTTCGCTGCGCGACTACCAGCGGCGCGGCGTCTCCTGGCTCCAATACCTGGAAAATCTCGGACTGAATCCCTGCCTGGCAGACGATATGGGGCTTGGCAAAACGCTAGAGGTGATCGCGCACCTGCTCAAGGAGCGCGAGGAGTCCGGCGATGTGCCGCCAACGCTTGTCATCGCACCGACCTCAGTGCTGGGCAACTGGCGTAAAGAAATCGAGCGTTTCGCGCCACAGCTGCGCGTACTCGTGCATCAGGGCAGCACGCGGTTGAAAGATAAGCAAGCTTTTGTTGAAACATGCAAGCAATATGACGTTATCTTGACCTCTTTTGCTCTGGCCCGCCTGGATGAGAAGCTCTTGCAGACCGTGCAATGGCATCGTGTAGTAGTCGATGAGGCGCAGAACATCAAGAATCCGCAGGCCGCACAGACCCGCGCCATTGTGAAACTTCCGGCATCGCACCGCATCGCCCTGACCGGCACGCCCGTTGAGAATCGCTTGCGCGACCTGTGGTCCATCTTCAACTTCCTCAATCCTGGCTATCTCGGCAAGGAGGCGCAATTCCGCAAGTCCTTCGAACTGCCCATCCAGAAAAATAACGATGTGGCCACCTCGACAACCTTAAAGAAGCTGGTCGAGCCTTTTATCCTGCGTCGCGTCAAAACCGACAAACGCATCATCGATGACCTGCCGGATAAAATCGAGCAGAAGATGTATACGACGCTTTCGCCAGAGCAAGCCTCTCTTTACGAGGCGGTCGTCAAAGACGTTGAGGAGCAATTAAACGAGGCGGAAGGGATACAGCGCAAGGGCCTGATCCTCTCCACGTTGCTGAAGCTGAAGCAAATTTGCAACCACCCGGCGCAGTTCTTGCAGGATGGCAGCGCGTTTATTCCCGAACGCTCCCACAAGCTCCAGCGCCTGGGCGAGATGGTCGAAGAGGTGATTGATAGCGGCGAAAGCGCCTTGATCTTCACGCAGTTTACAGAGATTGGCGGCGAACTTGAGCGTTATCTCGCGCACACCCTGCACTATAATACCTACTACCTGCACGGTGGAACCAGTGTAGCACGCCGCGAACGCATGATCGCGGAGTTTCAAGACCCCGCGACCGAGCCATCGCTATTCATTCTCTCGCTGCGGGCAGGCGGCGTTGGCCTGAATCTGACGAAGGCCAACCACGTTTTCCACTTCGACCGCTGGTGGAATCCATCGGTAGAAGACCAGGCGACCGACCGCGCCTTCCGCATCGGCCAGCGTAAAAACGTCTTCGTGCATAAATTTGTCGCCATGGGGACTTTGGAAGAGCGCATTGACGCGATGATCGAGGATAAGAAACGCCTCTCCTCGCTGGTCGTCGGCACCGATGAATCGTGGCTGACGGAACTTGACAACGATACCTTTAAAGAACTGATCGCGTTGCGGCACAGCGCGGTCGTGGAGTAA
- a CDS encoding LLM class flavin-dependent oxidoreductase: MSQEENNRSILTARDVSHLSLRERTGLAVQAQDTATVIDRIREAEQAGIRQVWMTQSAGMLDTLTIFAAAAVQTTRIRLGTSIVPVYPRHPLVMAQQAATIEALAPGRLRLGVGTSHRHVMENIYGLSMPSPLAYLREYVEVMRQVLWEGRVDHHGKFFNVAASIPRPARIPLLISALGEKAFRLAGEIADGAISWVCPVPYLLDKALPALRAGAQASNRPTPPLVAHIPVALSTDEAAVQVAATPRISFYTRAPFYRHMFELAGFPIGEDGTGTDKLVKELVVAGDQAQVEKRLRELLTSGLDELLLMLVPVSDEAHEREQLLQVIGSL; encoded by the coding sequence ATGTCCCAGGAAGAGAATAATCGCTCTATACTTACCGCCAGGGATGTTTCTCATTTGTCGTTACGCGAGCGCACCGGGCTGGCCGTGCAGGCACAGGATACTGCCACTGTCATCGACAGGATACGCGAGGCGGAGCAGGCCGGAATCCGGCAGGTCTGGATGACGCAATCGGCGGGCATGCTGGACACTCTGACCATCTTTGCTGCCGCGGCAGTGCAGACAACTCGTATTCGCCTCGGTACCTCGATTGTGCCCGTCTATCCACGCCACCCGCTTGTGATGGCCCAGCAAGCGGCAACCATCGAAGCGCTTGCCCCGGGACGCCTGCGATTGGGCGTTGGCACCAGTCACCGTCACGTGATGGAAAACATCTATGGCCTCTCGATGCCATCGCCGCTGGCGTATTTACGCGAATATGTCGAGGTGATGCGCCAGGTGTTGTGGGAGGGGCGAGTAGATCATCACGGTAAATTCTTCAATGTAGCTGCCTCCATTCCACGCCCGGCGCGGATTCCCCTGCTCATCTCGGCGCTAGGAGAGAAGGCCTTTCGCCTGGCCGGTGAAATTGCCGATGGCGCGATCTCGTGGGTCTGCCCCGTTCCCTACCTGCTCGATAAGGCGCTACCCGCTTTAAGGGCAGGAGCGCAGGCAAGTAACCGGCCCACCCCACCACTGGTCGCACATATTCCGGTGGCCCTGAGTACCGATGAGGCGGCCGTACAGGTGGCAGCGACGCCACGCATCTCGTTCTATACCAGGGCGCCATTCTACAGGCACATGTTTGAGCTGGCAGGCTTCCCCATTGGCGAGGATGGGACGGGCACGGATAAGCTGGTGAAGGAGTTGGTGGTCGCGGGAGACCAGGCACAGGTGGAGAAACGCCTGCGAGAGCTGCTCACGAGCGGCCTGGATGAGTTGCTGCTGATGCTGGTGCCGGTATCGGACGAGGCACACGAGCGAGAGCAGTTGTTGCAGGTGATTGGGTCGCTCTAA
- a CDS encoding DUF1295 domain-containing protein, whose product MIRGFLLVFVAYVLAGAAAVGTGILFHAYPPIVIVGLADLAATIVVFIFSVLANNSSVYDPYWSVAPVPIALFWLFQPGSDGFASARHVLIFALVCLWAIRLTTNWAIRWHGLSHEDWRYQDIHKQAGAFYWPVSFLGIHLMPTILVFLGCLSLWPALSDHNVQLSWLDVVAALVTLSAILIEGTADVQMQRFRRQQKVPGELIPPGLWSVSRHPNYFGEVLFWWGLYLFVPLAHPGFWWVIVGPVAILLLFLGISIPLMERHLLDKYPNYEEYQQRVSRFFPWFAR is encoded by the coding sequence ATGATTCGAGGATTTCTGCTCGTATTTGTTGCCTATGTGCTGGCAGGCGCGGCAGCTGTGGGCACCGGCATCTTATTTCACGCTTACCCACCAATCGTCATTGTAGGATTAGCAGACCTGGCCGCGACCATCGTCGTCTTCATCTTCAGTGTCCTCGCGAATAATTCCAGCGTCTATGATCCCTATTGGAGCGTTGCGCCGGTACCCATCGCCCTCTTCTGGCTGTTCCAACCCGGCTCTGATGGCTTTGCCAGTGCGCGCCATGTGCTGATCTTCGCGCTCGTTTGCCTGTGGGCCATTCGCCTGACCACCAACTGGGCGATTCGCTGGCATGGATTGAGCCACGAAGACTGGCGCTACCAGGACATTCATAAACAGGCGGGCGCATTTTACTGGCCTGTTAGCTTTCTTGGCATTCATCTCATGCCTACCATCCTGGTCTTTCTGGGTTGCCTGTCCTTATGGCCGGCCTTGAGCGATCACAATGTCCAGCTGTCGTGGCTGGATGTCGTCGCTGCCCTGGTAACGCTCAGCGCCATACTCATCGAGGGAACAGCGGATGTACAGATGCAGCGCTTTCGCAGGCAGCAGAAAGTGCCTGGAGAGCTGATTCCGCCTGGATTGTGGTCGGTGTCGCGCCATCCGAACTACTTTGGCGAGGTGCTTTTCTGGTGGGGGTTGTATCTCTTTGTTCCGCTGGCGCATCCCGGTTTCTGGTGGGTCATCGTTGGGCCGGTTGCTATCCTGTTGCTCTTCCTTGGCATCAGCATTCCCTTGATGGAACGTCACCTGCTTGATAAATATCCCAATTACGAGGAGTACCAGCAGCGCGTGTCGCGCTTCTTTCCCTGGTTCGCGCGCTGA
- a CDS encoding emopamil-binding family protein, protein MVETIPFSQRRVDILLVAFFLINLLFVSYLIDTEQLVIANPYHFSYPIWPPGPVIDAVHWWGFNFDPLLIARPPFFKVTIWLDNLLYGPFYLIATYAYIKGKEWIRIPSIIYAVSMISGVIMILSEEAFGQYRTPHLALVVAANASWIIFPLIILVRMGLSAHPFTRRVATAQASETGVRV, encoded by the coding sequence ATGGTAGAGACAATCCCTTTCTCGCAGCGTCGCGTCGACATCCTGCTTGTGGCATTTTTCCTCATCAATCTGCTGTTCGTGTCGTATTTGATCGATACCGAACAACTGGTTATCGCCAATCCCTACCACTTCAGCTATCCGATCTGGCCGCCGGGGCCGGTTATCGATGCCGTCCACTGGTGGGGCTTCAACTTCGACCCGCTGTTGATCGCGCGTCCGCCCTTTTTCAAGGTGACCATCTGGCTGGATAACCTGCTGTACGGCCCATTTTATCTGATCGCCACCTATGCCTATATCAAGGGTAAAGAGTGGATTCGCATCCCCAGCATCATCTATGCCGTCTCCATGATCTCCGGCGTCATCATGATTCTTAGTGAAGAGGCTTTCGGGCAATACCGCACTCCGCACCTGGCGCTGGTCGTTGCCGCTAACGCCTCCTGGATCATCTTTCCATTGATCATCCTGGTCCGCATGGGATTAAGTGCGCATCCTTTTACCAGGCGCGTCGCAACAGCGCAGGCGAGCGAGACAGGAGTGCGGGTATGA